Proteins from one Candidatus Omnitrophota bacterium genomic window:
- the tuf gene encoding elongation factor Tu — protein sequence MAKENFVRSKPHVNIGTIGHIDHGKTTLTAAILATLAKKGKATVKSYADIAKGGTVRDETKTVTIAVAHVEYETEKRHYAHIDCPGHADYIKNMITGAAQMDGAILVVSAVDGPMPQTREHILLARQVNVPSIVVFLNKVDLVEDKELVDLVELEVRELLTKYNFPGDKTPVIRGSALKAMTQADNADAVKPIMDLMEACDTFIPEPKRDIDKPFLMPIEDVFSITGRGTVGTGRVERGIIKVGEEIEIVGIKPTKKSVVTGVEMFRKLLDSGQAGDNIGVLLRGIEKTDLERGQVLAKPGSITPHTKFKAEVYILSKEEGGRHTPFFNGYRPQFYFRTTDVTGVVTLPKDVEMVMPGDNVQFEVVLITPIAMEKELRFAIREGGHTVGAGVVTEVIE from the coding sequence ATGGCAAAGGAAAATTTTGTAAGGAGCAAGCCGCACGTCAATATAGGCACCATCGGCCACATCGACCACGGCAAGACTACTCTTACGGCGGCTATACTTGCTACTCTCGCGAAGAAGGGCAAGGCCACGGTTAAAAGCTACGCCGATATCGCCAAAGGCGGTACCGTCCGTGACGAAACCAAGACCGTAACGATAGCGGTCGCGCACGTCGAATACGAAACAGAGAAGCGCCATTACGCGCACATCGACTGCCCGGGCCACGCCGACTACATTAAGAACATGATCACAGGCGCCGCCCAGATGGACGGAGCTATCCTCGTAGTATCCGCTGTAGACGGCCCGATGCCTCAGACAAGAGAGCACATCCTCTTGGCCCGTCAGGTCAACGTTCCTTCAATAGTGGTATTTCTCAATAAAGTAGACTTAGTAGAAGACAAAGAACTCGTAGACTTAGTCGAACTCGAAGTAAGAGAGCTTCTGACCAAGTATAACTTCCCCGGGGACAAGACCCCTGTAATAAGAGGAAGCGCCCTTAAGGCTATGACCCAGGCCGATAACGCGGATGCGGTAAAGCCTATCATGGATCTTATGGAAGCGTGCGATACATTCATCCCCGAACCTAAACGCGACATCGATAAGCCGTTCCTTATGCCCATAGAAGACGTATTCTCCATCACAGGCCGCGGCACAGTAGGAACAGGCAGGGTCGAACGCGGTATCATAAAGGTAGGCGAGGAGATAGAGATAGTAGGTATAAAGCCGACCAAGAAGAGCGTTGTAACAGGCGTCGAGATGTTCAGAAAGCTCCTCGATTCAGGACAGGCCGGCGACAACATAGGCGTTCTCTTAAGGGGCATTGAAAAGACCGATCTTGAGCGCGGCCAGGTACTCGCCAAGCCCGGTTCGATCACGCCTCACACGAAGTTCAAAGCAGAAGTGTATATATTAAGTAAAGAAGAAGGCGGCCGTCATACGCCGTTCTTTAATGGATACAGACCGCAGTTCTACTTCAGAACTACCGACGTTACCGGCGTAGTTACCCTCCCGAAAGATGTTGAGATGGTAATGCCCGGCGACAACGTCCAGTTCGAAGTAGTGCTCATAACCCCGATAGCCATGGAAAAGGAACTGCGCTTCGCCATACGCGAAGGCGGCCACACAGTAGGCGCCGGGGTTGTAACCGAAGTGATAGAGTAG
- the rpmG gene encoding 50S ribosomal protein L33 yields the protein MAQEIILLECSQCKNRDYSSTKNKKKNPDKLELKKFCRTCRKHTLHKEIK from the coding sequence ATGGCACAGGAGATAATTCTCTTAGAGTGTTCGCAGTGCAAGAACAGAGATTATTCATCTACGAAGAATAAGAAGAAGAATCCGGATAAACTCGAGTTGAAAAAGTTTTGCAGGACTTGCCGGAAGCACACGTTGCATAAGGAGATTAAGTAA
- the nusG gene encoding transcription termination/antitermination protein NusG — protein sequence MANHWYVIHTQTGYEDRVRTILEAKVKAGLAKEKISQILVPIEQVSEIKAGKKRISQRKFFPGYILIEMELTDETWYMIKSIPGVTGFVGAGARPLPLREDEIDAILKQAKEAKEKPTPKVTFEKGEAVRVNDGPFTNFNGTIEDTNVAKGKIKVMISIFGRATPVELETWQVEKV from the coding sequence ATGGCTAATCATTGGTACGTAATACATACTCAGACAGGATACGAAGACAGGGTCAGGACCATTTTGGAGGCGAAGGTTAAGGCCGGCCTTGCTAAAGAAAAAATAAGCCAGATACTGGTGCCGATCGAGCAGGTTTCGGAGATAAAGGCCGGCAAGAAGAGGATATCCCAGCGCAAGTTTTTCCCCGGATATATTCTCATCGAGATGGAGCTTACCGACGAAACATGGTACATGATCAAAAGCATCCCCGGCGTTACAGGGTTTGTAGGCGCGGGCGCGCGGCCGCTTCCTTTAAGGGAAGACGAGATTGACGCTATTTTAAAGCAGGCCAAAGAAGCAAAAGAAAAACCGACTCCGAAAGTTACTTTTGAAAAGGGTGAGGCAGTCAGGGTGAACGATGGCCCGTTTACGAATTTCAACGGCACGATAGAAGATACGAATGTGGCTAAAGGCAAAATCAAGGTGATGATATCGATATTCGGCAGAGCAACGCCGGTCGAATTGGAAACCTGGCAGGTAGAGAAGGTATAA
- the rplK gene encoding 50S ribosomal protein L11, which yields MAKKVKAVIKLYCPAGAANPAPPVGPALGQHGLNIMEFCKQFNAKSQGQDGMTLPVVITAYEDRTFTFIIKTPPCSILLKKAAGVAKASGVPNKEKVGKVTIDQVKDIAKMKLKDLNTTDIDKAVNIVKGTARSMGIEVTE from the coding sequence ATGGCAAAGAAGGTAAAGGCGGTTATAAAGTTGTATTGTCCGGCCGGCGCGGCAAACCCCGCACCTCCGGTAGGGCCTGCGCTCGGTCAGCACGGTCTTAACATAATGGAGTTCTGCAAACAATTTAACGCAAAGAGCCAGGGGCAGGATGGCATGACGTTGCCGGTAGTTATCACGGCTTACGAGGACAGGACGTTTACTTTTATTATCAAAACACCACCGTGCTCCATTCTTTTAAAGAAGGCCGCCGGCGTAGCAAAAGCGAGCGGCGTTCCCAATAAAGAAAAGGTTGGTAAGGTAACAATAGATCAGGTAAAAGATATCGCCAAGATGAAACTTAAAGACTTGAACACTACCGATATCGATAAAGCAGTTAATATCGTAAAGGGTACCGCAAGGAGCATGGGTATCGAGGTGACGGAATAA
- the secE gene encoding preprotein translocase subunit SecE produces the protein MANKVASFFNDIKLEMLKVSWPNRQELIGSTVIVIVSLAILSLFIGICDLFLSKLVNIIMTRI, from the coding sequence ATGGCAAATAAAGTCGCATCGTTTTTTAACGACATAAAGCTTGAGATGCTGAAAGTTTCCTGGCCAAACAGGCAGGAACTTATAGGTTCGACGGTTATCGTTATCGTATCGCTGGCCATCTTGTCGTTGTTTATAGGTATATGCGATCTATTCCTGTCCAAGCTGGTCAATATAATAATGACAAGGATCTAA